The sequence TAGCGTTGGTTTTAATGTGGTTGTCTTTTGATAGTTTTTTAACAATTTCTTCCCTTAACTCTTCATAACCTCTGTTGGGGGTGTAATGAGAAAAATTATCATCAATTCCTTTTTTCATCGCATTTTTAATGTTTTCCGGAACATCAAAATCAGGTTCTCCAATAGCTAAGTTAATAGCATCCGGATTCGTATTCTCGAACATTTTCCTAATCTGTGATAATTCAATTAAACTTGTTCTATATGTTGATTTAACCATTCTTGTAACCTCTTAAATGATTAATTTGAATTTTTTAAAATAAATTAAATATATTTGTCTTTTTTTATATGATATAATAATATCTGTGGTTAATTTTATTTAATATTTTAAAGGTTAATCCTATTTAATTTAATAATTTTTTTTTTAAATTTAAGATTTATGTGATTTTTTTTAAATCAATAATTCGTTATAATTTCGAATAAGGGACTTTTTTTATAATGTTGTAAACTAACTATAACGATTATGCGGTTTTATTCTAAAAATTAAAATAATGTTATAATTCTAATTAATTAAATCATTAATAGTAACAATTATATTTACAATTATAACATTTGCTCTCCTGGCACCACTCGGTTGTAATATTCAAATCCATTTTTTCTCTTTCTTCTTTTAGAAAATCTTTCCTATATCCTAAATCTATATTGTCCCATGGTAGTTTATCATCAGTATTATACTGTGGGACATGTTTTTCCCATTCTTTAATACCAATATTCTCATCTGCAGATTTTTCAATTAACTTGGAGATGTCTTTACCGCCACATGATAATATATATTGTTTTAATCCTAGTTTGGGACTGTCAAATTTAAGATTTATTCCATTAAGTTCTTTCTTAAGATACTTTATCTTTTTTTTAATTGAAGCCATATTATAGGTATCCCATTGGAGGGGTGTTTGAGCCTTGGGAATTAAAGGATTTATGCTGAACTTAACTGATAGGGAATGGTCTATTTTATCCTTTCTTGAATCAATATCTTTTATATAATCCTTAAGTTCTATAATATCCTCTTTGGTTTCATTTGGAAAACCAATTATGAAGTAAAATTTTAGATTAAAACCAATGTTTAATGCAGAGTCGATTAGGTTGTCTATTAGTTCGTCTGGAATATCCTTGTTGATACGTTTTCTAAGATGATATATGGATTCCGGAGCTATCGTTAAAGTTTTAAGGCCACTCTTTTTAAGATATTCTAAGGATTTGTTTGTAATGGTCTCAATTCTCATGGAGGGTGTTGATATTTCAAAACCTCTTTCTTCAAGGGATTCTATTAATTCATCTATTCTTGAGTAATCAGATACCGCAGGTCCAATTAAAGCGATTCTGTTAAGTCCACTATTTTTTCTTGAGGTCTCAGCTATTTCAATAAGTTTTTCAAGTGAGGTTTCTCTTGTAGGTCTGTACAGATATCCGGACATACAGAATCTACATCCTCTACTACAACCTCTTGAAACATTTAGCATTATGGCGTTTTGAAAAACAGGAGTGTATTCTTTATCGTCTGTATGAATAATTATTGGGTAGGTTATATGGTATCCATTATCCATATCTTCAATAAGGGATATTTCGGTTTTATTATTAAATTTTGGAATATATAGACTTTCGATATCCAAAAACTTATCAAGATTTTCATGGGGGTTAGGAATTTCCCTGTAAAGATCTAAAAATTCACTTAAAACATTTTCACCTTCACCAATAATAAAAATATCCACAAAATCGGCAATAGGCATCGGATTAGCGGTAACCGTAGGTCCTCCAGCTATTATTAATGGATCTTTGTCTGTCCTATCCTCTCTTCTTAAGGGGATATTTGATTCTTTCAATATCTTTACAAGATTAAAATAATCCTCCTCAAATTGTATTGTGAAACTGAGTATATTGAAGTCGGATGAGGGACTGTTTGTTTCAATGCTTCTTGTATTCGGGAATATTATCCTCTCACAGAAACAGTCGTCTCTATCATTTAATAAATTATATATTATCTGATAACCTAATGAAGACATAGCTATTTTATAAACATTCGGATAAACTAATCCAAACCTAATGTCTATGTTTTGAATCTTTTTTTGAACTATGTTTTCCTCATAAATCATAATTTTACCTTAAAGTTAGTTTGATTATAACTAGTTTATTATTAATACCTAATTTATATTTTAATCTAATTATAATTTTTTTATAATTTTTATTGAATATCTCATTTGTTATTAGATATTTTATCAGTTAATATCCTTTAAATATTGTTTATTTATTTTTTATTTTTTAATTCAGGTCCTTTTATGCCTTTATTTCTATTTATGATTTTTTATATTAAAAATATAAAGATAAGTATAAATAAATTAATAGATATATTATCTATTAAAAATATTTCAATTGATTTTATGAGTGAGAAAAAATACAAAAAGGTAGTTGTTGGTGGAACTTTTGATAAGTTTCATTATGGGCATAGGAAATTATTGGAAACTGCATTTCAATTAGGGGAGTTTGTTGAGATTGGTGTAACTTCTGATGCTTTTGGTGGATTAAAAGGGGATATTGATTCCTGTGAAGTTAGAATGTCTAACTTAAATAATTTTTTTAAGGATTTTGATAACTTTCATTTGATCCGTTTAGATGATAAATATGGACCTACAATTTTTGAAGAGGATTATGACGCTATAGTGGTTAGTGAGGAGACAGAACCTACAGCCCTTGAAATAAATCAAATAAGGGTGGATAAAGGTATGCATCCTATTGATATTGTAGTGGTAAGCTTTGTTTTGGCAGATGATGGTATTCCTATTTCTTCTACTAGAATACGTAAAGGAGAAATTGATAAAAAAGGAAAATTGATTTAATTACTTTTTAAAACTTTTCATTAATAGAATCAAAACGATATGTTTATATATACATATCGAGATAAATAGTATATATAAAATTTATAGGTGATTTAATGGCTATTCAAATAGACGTAGATAAGTGTGGACATATTGAAAATTGTCCAGGCGAAGGTTTATGTATAAAATTATGTGAACAAGGCGCTTTAGTTGAGGATAATGGGGATGTAAAAATCATTCCTGAAAACTGTGATGATTGTGATTTATGTCTTCAAAATTGTCCTAACCAAGCAATATCTAAAGTATAAATGGGGTATTTCCTATGTCACTTTTTGCAAGAGAAGGCTTAGAAAATAGGGAATTAATTCATGATAATGATAAATGTGTAGGTTGTGGAATTTGTGCAGATACTTGTCCAACTGAAGCATTAAGATTAGGTCCAATTGTACCTATTGCAAGAGGACTTTTAAAAATGGATTATATCTCATGTAATAAAAATGAATGTGTTTTATGTGGTTTATGTGCATCTTCTTGTCCTTTCGGTGCTTTAACTCTTAAAATTGATGGGGAAGAAATCTCACAATTAAAAGACTATCCAAATTGGCATAATGATGCAAAAATCAATGAAGAAGACTGTCTCTTCTGTGGTAGATGTGTTGAGGCATGTCCTAGAGATACAATTTTCTTTAAAAGGGATTTACCTGACCGTAATGATTTGCTTGTAGGTGAAATCAGTATTAATGATGAGGATTGTATCTATTGTAGAATATGTTCAGAATTGTGTCCAGCAAGTGCAATTACTGTTACATCAAATAATGAATTTGGAATTCCGGATACTATTGAGGTAGATGATTCCAAATGTGTTTATTGTAAGGTATGTAAAGCAGCTTGTCCTGAAAATGCAATCACTGCTATTTGTAGTACTTGTATGCACAATGAAGAAATTGAAAAACCTCAAATTACTGGTACTGTCTTCATTGAAGGAAAATGTATTGATTGTGGATGGTGTAAATCCGTCTGTCCAGCAGACGCTATTGAAGTAAATAAACCGTTTATTGGTGAAATCTTAAGAGATCCAGAATTGGTATGTAAGGGTGAAACATGTCATGCATGTAAAGATGTATGTCCTTGTAATGCTGTAGAGATCATTGATAATGAATCTCATATGGATCCTGAACACTGTAATTTATGTGGTTCATGTGCAAAAGCTTGTCCACAAAACTTGCTTACTATTAAAAGAGAAAGTATGGAACTTGATAATATTAAATCTACTTCCTGGCAAGATATCCTTGGTAAATTAGTAGAGTAGATATTATTAATTTTCTTTTTTTATACTTTTTTTGGATTTTTAATTTTAGTCTATCTATAGATTCTAATTTTTAATTAAATCATTTTAAATTTTCATTGAATTGGTTATTCTCCTTAAAACAATATCTCTTTTTTATTTAAGTTTAAATTAAAAAAATTAGTAGTTACATTCTAATTATTAAAAATATTTATTTAGTTTAATCAATCATAGTTTAAATTATTAGTTATTTAATAGGTTAATCCAGTTTAATCAACCAGATTAACCTTTAAACTAAAAAATTATAAATTGTTCAAGCTACTATTCCTTCCAGTTTCAATTAGTCTTTTAAGTGATGAATTTATATCCTCATTTATTCTAAAAACCATTTCTCCAACAATAATTACAATAATGATTGTTGAACCTAGAAGCAGTATTAATTCGGCACTTATCTGACTATTATTTTCCCTTAGAATCTTCATCTTATATTGAGCTATTCAAAGTCTGTCTTATTGAATTGGTATCGGATTCTGCTGTAAGATTTGATGATGAGCTTATATATGACCTATATATTAAAAGTGCAATAATTGCAATTATTACTACTCCTCCCAATAAAAGGATATATTCCGCTGCACCTTGTCCACCATCATCTTTAAACAATCTATCTATTTTATATGTTATCTGATTCATCTAATCACCAGAATATCCTTTTAATTTGTTTAATAATTATCTTTTCTTATTTTTTTCTTAAAATATATAAGAATCTTAATAATATTTGGAATATATAAATTATTCTTTAGTTTAATTAGATTTTAAAAAGAATTTATTGCTTTATCTTTAATATTTATCGGAATTTTTCAGATTATTTTTTTTTAAAAATTTATATGGTGTTTAAAATTTTCAATAAAGTTGATTTTTTTCATATGGAAAAAATTATTTAATAATTGGGAAAATATGTGGTTTTATTTTTATTTATTTTCTAAATTGTTTATTTTTTCTAATAGCTTTCTATTAATCTTTTTTAATT comes from Methanobrevibacter boviskoreani JH1 and encodes:
- a CDS encoding radical SAM protein; translated protein: MIYEENIVQKKIQNIDIRFGLVYPNVYKIAMSSLGYQIIYNLLNDRDDCFCERIIFPNTRSIETNSPSSDFNILSFTIQFEEDYFNLVKILKESNIPLRREDRTDKDPLIIAGGPTVTANPMPIADFVDIFIIGEGENVLSEFLDLYREIPNPHENLDKFLDIESLYIPKFNNKTEISLIEDMDNGYHITYPIIIHTDDKEYTPVFQNAIMLNVSRGCSRGCRFCMSGYLYRPTRETSLEKLIEIAETSRKNSGLNRIALIGPAVSDYSRIDELIESLEERGFEISTPSMRIETITNKSLEYLKKSGLKTLTIAPESIYHLRKRINKDIPDELIDNLIDSALNIGFNLKFYFIIGFPNETKEDIIELKDYIKDIDSRKDKIDHSLSVKFSINPLIPKAQTPLQWDTYNMASIKKKIKYLKKELNGINLKFDSPKLGLKQYILSCGGKDISKLIEKSADENIGIKEWEKHVPQYNTDDKLPWDNIDLGYRKDFLKEEREKMDLNITTEWCQESKCYNCKYNCYY
- a CDS encoding phosphopantetheine adenylyltransferase, with translation MSEKKYKKVVVGGTFDKFHYGHRKLLETAFQLGEFVEIGVTSDAFGGLKGDIDSCEVRMSNLNNFFKDFDNFHLIRLDDKYGPTIFEEDYDAIVVSEETEPTALEINQIRVDKGMHPIDIVVVSFVLADDGIPISSTRIRKGEIDKKGKLI
- a CDS encoding 4Fe-4S binding protein, translated to MAIQIDVDKCGHIENCPGEGLCIKLCEQGALVEDNGDVKIIPENCDDCDLCLQNCPNQAISKV
- the fwdF gene encoding tungsten-dependent formylmethanofuran dehydrogenase subunit FwdF; translation: MSLFAREGLENRELIHDNDKCVGCGICADTCPTEALRLGPIVPIARGLLKMDYISCNKNECVLCGLCASSCPFGALTLKIDGEEISQLKDYPNWHNDAKINEEDCLFCGRCVEACPRDTIFFKRDLPDRNDLLVGEISINDEDCIYCRICSELCPASAITVTSNNEFGIPDTIEVDDSKCVYCKVCKAACPENAITAICSTCMHNEEIEKPQITGTVFIEGKCIDCGWCKSVCPADAIEVNKPFIGEILRDPELVCKGETCHACKDVCPCNAVEIIDNESHMDPEHCNLCGSCAKACPQNLLTIKRESMELDNIKSTSWQDILGKLVE
- a CDS encoding class III signal peptide-containing protein produces the protein MKILRENNSQISAELILLLGSTIIIVIIVGEMVFRINEDINSSLKRLIETGRNSSLNNL
- a CDS encoding class III signal peptide-containing protein, translated to MNQITYKIDRLFKDDGGQGAAEYILLLGGVVIIAIIALLIYRSYISSSSNLTAESDTNSIRQTLNSSI